One window of Ralstonia pickettii DTP0602 genomic DNA carries:
- a CDS encoding glutathione S-transferase: protein MITLYTFGPAFGLPDASPFVTKAEMLLKLAGLPYQARRGSLRHAPKGKLPYLDDMGRIVADSTLIRWHIEKTYHIDFDAGLSPAERGIAWAAEKLMEDHLYWAVARVRWLDQHNFDKGPALFFRSVPAPVRGLAERLVRYKVRKTLWGQGLGRHSEEELVALASKGVTSIADILGDKRYLMGDKPCGADATLFAFAASLLCPVFDTPIRTAAEGHANLVAYMDRMRAEFYPDFAPETAAA from the coding sequence ATGATCACCCTCTATACCTTTGGCCCCGCCTTCGGGCTGCCCGACGCCAGCCCCTTCGTCACCAAGGCCGAGATGCTGCTCAAGCTCGCCGGCCTGCCGTACCAGGCCCGACGCGGCAGCCTGCGCCACGCGCCCAAGGGCAAGCTGCCCTATCTGGACGACATGGGCCGGATCGTGGCGGATTCCACGCTGATCCGCTGGCATATCGAGAAGACCTACCACATCGACTTCGATGCCGGCCTGAGCCCGGCCGAGCGCGGCATCGCCTGGGCCGCCGAGAAATTGATGGAAGACCACCTGTACTGGGCGGTGGCGCGCGTGCGCTGGCTCGACCAGCACAATTTCGACAAGGGCCCGGCGCTGTTCTTCCGCAGCGTGCCGGCGCCGGTGCGCGGGCTGGCCGAGCGGCTGGTGCGCTACAAGGTGCGTAAGACGCTGTGGGGGCAGGGCCTGGGCCGGCACAGCGAGGAAGAACTGGTCGCGCTGGCCAGCAAGGGCGTGACCTCAATCGCCGACATCCTGGGCGACAAGCGCTACCTGATGGGCGACAAGCCGTGCGGGGCAGACGCCACGCTGTTCGCCTTCGCCGCCAGCCTGCTGTGCCCCGTATTCGACACCCCGATCCGCACCGCGGCCGAGGGGCATGCCAACCTGGTGGCCTATATGGACCGGATGCGGGCGGAGTTCTACCCCGACTTCGCGCCGGAAACCGCGGCGGCCTGA
- a CDS encoding membrane protein (K07058: K07058; membrane protein), translated as MIGPRVARLRREWNLQKVRALARYALRRAGEDRLPQVSASLTFTTVLAVVPVLTVAFALLAAFPVFRDFRNAIEAFLFQNLIPGNVSESIQRYIGMFAKSARGLTAMGLAGLMVTSVLTMLTVEDALNAIWRVKQRRPLAQRVLVFWAVLTFGPVLIGASLSISSYLISISAGYVGTMPLGVGLLVSATPVVLSALAFAFLYTAVPNAYVEWRDAIVAGVVAAIAFEFAKRGFGYFITHIPAYTAVYGTFAALPIFLLWIYLSWLVTLLGATIAANLPVIRQGYWRRRTFAGSEFFDALGVLLLLYRARDEVPRSIGELDLSRKLRVEADYLAGLLGKLKAMHLVGRLQQERGQAHWALLCDPAQVTLRMLHDRLVMNLPRLPRTALAQHLRGAEGLKSILDNPQLDQSLEAVFGQPPADGPGRGTEETGAAPQRRTLEVVPPGWHGQV; from the coding sequence ATGATTGGACCCCGCGTTGCCCGCCTGCGCAGGGAATGGAACCTGCAGAAGGTGCGCGCCCTGGCGCGCTATGCACTGCGCCGCGCCGGTGAAGACCGGCTGCCACAGGTGTCGGCGAGCCTGACGTTTACCACCGTGTTGGCCGTGGTGCCGGTGCTGACGGTGGCCTTTGCGCTGCTGGCCGCGTTCCCCGTTTTCCGCGATTTCCGCAACGCCATCGAGGCGTTCCTGTTCCAGAACCTGATCCCCGGCAACGTCAGCGAATCGATCCAGCGCTACATCGGCATGTTCGCCAAGAGCGCGCGCGGGCTGACCGCGATGGGCCTGGCCGGCCTGATGGTCACGTCGGTGCTGACCATGCTGACGGTGGAAGATGCGCTCAACGCGATCTGGCGTGTCAAGCAGCGCCGCCCGCTGGCGCAGCGGGTGCTGGTGTTCTGGGCGGTGCTGACCTTCGGACCGGTGCTGATCGGCGCGAGCCTGTCGATCAGCTCTTACCTGATCTCGATCTCGGCCGGCTATGTCGGCACCATGCCGCTCGGCGTCGGGCTGCTGGTCAGTGCTACGCCGGTGGTGCTGTCGGCGCTGGCCTTCGCCTTCCTGTACACGGCGGTGCCCAATGCCTACGTGGAGTGGCGCGACGCCATCGTGGCCGGCGTGGTGGCAGCGATCGCGTTCGAGTTCGCCAAGCGCGGCTTCGGCTACTTCATCACGCATATCCCGGCCTACACCGCGGTCTATGGCACCTTTGCGGCCCTGCCGATCTTCCTGCTGTGGATCTACCTGAGCTGGCTGGTGACGCTGCTGGGGGCCACCATCGCGGCCAACCTGCCGGTGATCCGGCAGGGCTACTGGCGGCGCCGCACCTTTGCCGGCAGCGAGTTCTTCGACGCGCTGGGCGTGCTGCTGCTGCTCTACCGCGCCCGCGACGAGGTGCCGCGCAGCATCGGCGAATTGGACCTGAGCCGCAAGCTGCGGGTCGAAGCCGACTACCTGGCGGGGCTGCTGGGCAAGCTCAAGGCCATGCACCTGGTCGGGCGGCTGCAGCAGGAGCGCGGGCAGGCCCACTGGGCACTGCTATGCGATCCCGCGCAGGTGACGCTGCGCATGCTGCACGACCGGCTGGTGATGAACCTGCCGCGGCTCCCGCGCACGGCGCTGGCGCAGCACCTGCGCGGGGCCGAGGGGCTCAAGTCGATCCTGGACAATCCGCAGCTCGACCAGTCGCTGGAGGCTGTGTTTGGCCAGCCACCGGCCGACGGGCCCGGGCGTGGAACGGAAGAGACCGGCGCCGCGCCGCAGCGGCGTACGCTGGAGGTGGTGCCGCCTGGGTGGCACGGGCAGGTCTGA
- a CDS encoding glycerol acyltransferase (K00680: E2.3.1.-; [EC:2.3.1.-]) has translation MSQHSQFRLLGARRFAPFFWTQFLGAMNDNVFKVAFTSLVTYHTALFEGVDARSAAFLISAIFIAPFVLFSATSGQIADKLEKSRLIRLVKSLEIAIMVLGLAGFAWHSAPLLYAGTFLMGLHSTLFGPVKFAYLPQHLDERELVGGNGLVEMGTFVAILLGTLVGGELAGLQQGGAIVGPMYVGAVCVAIAVAGRAVSGRIPVSPAPQPDLRINWNPFSETWRNLMLARGNRTVFLSLLGISWLWFLGATFLTSFFSYAKDVLGGDQNVVTLLLAVFSLGIGTGSLLCERLSGRHVEVGLVPFGSIGMTVFAVDLYFASQGQAPAALSGIGGFLAEPSHWRVLADLFLLAMFGGFYSVPLYALIQSRSAPTHRARIIAANNILNSFFMIAASLLGVAMALAGYSIPHLFLVVGLLNAVVAVYIYSLVPEFLLRFIAWILVHTVYRLRRINAERIPADGPAVLVCNHVSFADAVVLMACSPRPVRFVMDYRIFKVPLLSWFFRQAKAIPIAPAHEDPEMLKRAYDSVAEALQDGDLVCIFPEGKITATGEINPFKQGVQQIIRRTPVPVVPMALRGLWGSYFSRKGAPAMSRPFRRGILNRLELVVGEPVSPEAATPEGLQQMVQTLRGEWR, from the coding sequence ATGAGCCAACACAGCCAGTTCCGATTGCTCGGCGCGCGCCGCTTCGCCCCGTTCTTCTGGACCCAGTTCCTCGGGGCGATGAACGACAACGTCTTCAAGGTCGCCTTTACCTCGCTGGTGACCTACCACACGGCGCTGTTCGAGGGCGTGGACGCACGCAGCGCCGCGTTCCTGATCTCGGCCATCTTTATCGCGCCGTTCGTGCTGTTTTCCGCCACCAGCGGGCAGATCGCCGACAAGCTGGAAAAATCGCGCCTGATCCGGCTGGTCAAGTCGCTGGAAATCGCCATCATGGTGCTGGGCCTGGCCGGCTTTGCCTGGCACAGCGCGCCGCTGCTGTATGCGGGCACCTTCCTGATGGGGCTGCATTCCACGCTGTTCGGGCCGGTCAAGTTCGCCTACCTGCCGCAGCACCTGGACGAGCGCGAACTGGTCGGCGGCAACGGGCTGGTGGAGATGGGCACCTTTGTCGCGATCCTGCTGGGCACGCTGGTTGGCGGCGAGCTGGCCGGGCTGCAGCAGGGCGGCGCGATCGTGGGGCCGATGTACGTCGGCGCGGTATGCGTGGCGATCGCGGTGGCGGGGCGGGCGGTGTCGGGCCGGATCCCGGTCTCGCCGGCGCCGCAACCCGACCTGCGCATCAACTGGAACCCGTTCTCGGAGACCTGGCGCAACCTGATGCTGGCGCGCGGCAACCGCACCGTGTTCCTGAGCCTGCTGGGCATCTCGTGGCTGTGGTTCCTCGGCGCCACCTTCCTGACCTCGTTCTTCAGCTACGCCAAGGATGTGCTGGGCGGCGACCAGAACGTGGTGACGCTGCTGCTGGCGGTGTTCTCGCTGGGCATCGGCACCGGCTCGCTGCTGTGCGAGCGGCTGTCGGGGCGCCATGTCGAGGTCGGGCTGGTGCCGTTCGGCTCGATCGGCATGACGGTGTTCGCGGTGGACCTGTACTTTGCCAGCCAGGGGCAGGCGCCCGCCGCGCTCAGCGGCATCGGCGGCTTCCTGGCCGAGCCGAGCCACTGGCGCGTGCTGGCCGACCTGTTCCTGCTGGCCATGTTCGGCGGCTTCTACAGCGTGCCGCTGTATGCGCTGATCCAGAGTCGCAGCGCGCCCACGCACCGCGCGCGCATCATCGCGGCCAACAATATCCTGAACAGCTTCTTCATGATCGCGGCGTCGCTGCTGGGCGTGGCGATGGCGCTGGCCGGCTACAGCATTCCGCACCTGTTCCTGGTGGTGGGGCTGCTCAATGCGGTGGTGGCGGTCTATATCTACTCGCTGGTGCCGGAGTTCCTGCTGCGCTTTATCGCCTGGATCCTGGTCCATACCGTCTATCGCCTGCGCCGCATCAATGCCGAACGGATCCCCGCGGACGGGCCGGCCGTGCTGGTCTGCAACCATGTCAGCTTTGCCGACGCGGTGGTGCTGATGGCGTGCAGCCCACGGCCGGTGCGCTTCGTGATGGATTACCGCATTTTCAAGGTGCCTTTGCTGTCGTGGTTCTTCCGGCAGGCCAAGGCGATCCCGATCGCGCCCGCGCATGAAGACCCGGAGATGCTCAAGCGCGCCTATGACAGCGTGGCCGAAGCGCTGCAGGACGGCGACCTGGTCTGCATCTTCCCGGAAGGGAAGATCACCGCCACCGGCGAGATCAACCCGTTCAAGCAAGGCGTGCAGCAGATCATCCGTCGCACCCCGGTGCCGGTGGTGCCGATGGCGCTGCGCGGGCTCTGGGGCAGCTACTTCTCGCGCAAGGGCGCGCCGGCGATGTCGCGGCCGTTCCGGCGCGGCATCCTGAACCGGCTGGAGCTGGTGGTGGGCGAGCCGGTGTCGCCGGAGGCGGCCACGCCCGAAGGGCTGCAGCAGATGGTGCAGACGCTGCGCGGCGAATGGCGCTAG
- a CDS encoding alpha/beta hydrolase, translated as MELNVAGQPAYAYTGGKPFDPALPCAVFVHGAQNDHSVWALQTRWFANHGFSVLAVDLPGHNRSKGAPLATVEAMADWVMALVAAAGVKAPAFVFGHSMGSLIALECAARHPLAVRGIGLLATAYPMKVSDALLDASLNREDEAIAMVNTWSHSSLANKPSSPGPGAWMQGGSQRLMERVARNNPQAHVFHNDFSACNAYAHGEEAAAAVACPALFITGSKDMMTSPKAAQALAGKMAKAGLVSVPCGHAMMGERPDEVLDALAAFARKVVAAG; from the coding sequence ATGGAACTCAACGTTGCAGGCCAGCCGGCCTACGCCTATACCGGCGGCAAACCGTTCGATCCCGCCCTGCCCTGCGCCGTGTTCGTGCACGGCGCGCAGAACGACCACAGCGTGTGGGCGCTGCAGACGCGCTGGTTCGCCAACCACGGCTTCTCGGTGCTGGCGGTGGACCTGCCCGGGCATAACCGCAGCAAGGGCGCGCCGCTGGCCACGGTCGAGGCCATGGCCGACTGGGTCATGGCGCTGGTCGCCGCCGCCGGCGTCAAGGCGCCGGCCTTCGTGTTCGGCCACAGCATGGGCTCGCTGATCGCGCTGGAATGCGCGGCGCGCCATCCGCTGGCGGTGCGCGGCATTGGCCTGCTGGCCACCGCCTACCCGATGAAGGTTTCGGATGCACTGCTCGACGCCTCGCTCAACCGCGAGGACGAAGCCATTGCAATGGTCAACACCTGGTCGCATTCGAGCCTGGCCAACAAGCCCTCCTCGCCCGGCCCGGGCGCGTGGATGCAAGGCGGCAGCCAGCGGCTGATGGAGCGCGTGGCGCGCAACAACCCGCAGGCGCATGTGTTCCACAACGATTTCTCGGCGTGTAATGCCTACGCCCATGGCGAAGAGGCAGCGGCCGCGGTGGCCTGCCCGGCGCTGTTCATCACCGGCAGCAAGGACATGATGACCTCGCCCAAGGCGGCGCAGGCGCTGGCTGGCAAGATGGCGAAGGCCGGCCTGGTGTCGGTGCCGTGCGGCCACGCGATGATGGGCGAGCGGCCCGACGAGGTGCTGGACGCGCTGGCGGCCTTCGCGCGCAAGGTGGTCGCCGCGGGCTGA
- a CDS encoding membrane protein yields MAHARAREFENFAAFYPYYLGEHQNRTCRRLHFVGSTVALLCLVALVVTGNAWWLLGAAVAGYAFAWVGHFGFEKNRPATFRHPLYSLMGDWVMYADIWRGKIAF; encoded by the coding sequence ATGGCCCACGCCCGCGCGCGCGAGTTCGAGAACTTCGCGGCCTTCTATCCCTACTACCTGGGCGAGCACCAGAACCGCACCTGCCGGCGGCTGCATTTCGTCGGCTCGACGGTGGCGCTGCTGTGCCTGGTGGCGCTGGTGGTCACCGGCAATGCCTGGTGGCTGCTGGGGGCGGCGGTGGCGGGCTACGCCTTTGCCTGGGTCGGCCACTTCGGCTTCGAGAAGAACCGGCCGGCCACCTTCCGCCATCCGCTCTACAGCCTGATGGGCGACTGGGTGATGTATGCCGATATCTGGCGCGGCAAGATCGCGTTCTGA
- a CDS encoding O-acetylhomoserine aminocarboxypropyltransferase (catalyzes the formation of L-methionine and acetate from O-acetyl-L-homoserine and methanethiol~K01740: E2.5.1.49, metY; O-acetylhomoserine (thiol)-lyase [EC:2.5.1.49]), which translates to MSGTRFDTLALHAGAAPDPATGARATPIHLTTSFVFRDSEHAASLFNMERAGHVYSRISNPTVAVLEERIAALENGAGAIATASGQAALHLAVATLMGAGSHVVASSALYGGSHNLLHYTLRRFGIETTFVKARDIDAWRAAIRPNTRLLFGETLGNPGLDVLDIPTLAQLGQDNGIPLLVDSTFTTPYLLRPFDLGAGLLYHSATKFLGGHGTTLGGVLVEGGTFDFEASGRFPELSEPYEGFHNMVFTEESTVAPFLLRARREGLRDFGACMNPMAAWQLLQGVETLPLRMSRHVDNTRKVVQFLASHPMVESVSYPELESHPDYELAKRLLPRGCGAVFSFNLKGNRVAGQRFIENMSLFSHLANVGDARSLVIHPASTTHFRMDAAALQSAGITEGTIRLSIGLEDPDDLVDDLKRGLKAAEKAMSGKGGQA; encoded by the coding sequence ATGTCCGGAACCCGATTCGACACGCTGGCCCTGCACGCCGGCGCCGCGCCCGACCCCGCCACCGGGGCCCGCGCCACCCCGATCCACCTGACCACCTCCTTCGTGTTCCGCGACAGCGAGCATGCGGCGTCGCTGTTCAATATGGAGCGCGCGGGCCACGTCTACTCGCGCATCTCCAACCCGACCGTGGCCGTGCTCGAAGAGCGCATCGCCGCGCTGGAGAACGGCGCCGGCGCGATCGCCACCGCTTCCGGCCAGGCCGCGCTGCACCTGGCGGTGGCCACGCTGATGGGTGCCGGCTCGCACGTAGTGGCGTCGTCGGCGCTGTACGGCGGCTCGCACAACCTGCTGCACTACACGCTGCGCCGCTTCGGCATCGAGACCACCTTCGTCAAGGCGCGCGACATCGACGCCTGGCGCGCCGCGATCCGCCCCAATACCCGGCTGCTGTTCGGCGAGACGCTGGGCAACCCGGGGCTGGACGTGCTGGATATCCCCACGCTGGCGCAGCTCGGCCAGGACAACGGCATCCCGCTGCTGGTCGATTCCACCTTCACCACGCCCTACCTGCTGCGCCCGTTCGATCTCGGCGCGGGCCTGCTCTACCACTCGGCCACCAAGTTCCTGGGCGGCCACGGCACCACCCTCGGCGGCGTGCTGGTGGAAGGCGGCACCTTCGACTTCGAGGCCTCGGGCCGCTTTCCGGAGCTGTCCGAGCCGTATGAGGGCTTCCACAACATGGTGTTCACCGAGGAAAGCACGGTGGCGCCCTTCCTGCTGCGCGCGCGCCGCGAGGGCCTGCGCGACTTCGGCGCCTGCATGAACCCGATGGCCGCGTGGCAGCTGCTGCAGGGCGTGGAGACCCTGCCGCTGCGCATGAGCCGCCATGTCGACAACACCCGCAAGGTGGTGCAGTTCCTGGCATCGCATCCGATGGTGGAGTCGGTGTCCTATCCCGAGCTGGAATCGCACCCCGACTACGAACTGGCCAAGCGTCTGCTGCCGCGCGGCTGCGGCGCGGTGTTCAGCTTCAACCTCAAGGGCAACCGCGTCGCCGGCCAGCGCTTTATCGAGAACATGTCGCTGTTCTCGCACCTGGCCAACGTGGGCGACGCGCGCTCCCTGGTGATCCACCCGGCTTCGACCACGCACTTCCGCATGGATGCGGCGGCACTGCAGTCCGCCGGCATCACCGAGGGCACGATCCGGCTGTCGATCGGCCTGGAAGACCCGGACGACCTGGTCGACGATCTCAAGCGCGGCCTGAAGGCGGCGGAGAAAGCAATGAGCGGCAAGGGGGGGCAAGCCTGA
- a CDS encoding chorismate synthase (K01736: aroC; chorismate synthase [EC:4.2.3.5]), whose translation MSGNTLGLLFTVTTFGESHGPAIGAVVDGCPPGMALTEADIQGDLDRRKPGTSRHVTQRQEADQVEILSGVFEGKTTGTPICLLIRNTDQRSKDYGNIVETFRPGHADYTYWQKYGIRDHRGGGRSSARLTAPVVAAAAVAKKWLREKYGTEIRGYMSQLGEIAVPFKDWSHVPENPFFAPNADIIPELETYMDALRRDGDSVGARIEVVASNVPVGLGEPLFDRLDADIAHAMMGINAVKGVEIGAGFDSVAQRGSVHGDELTADGFRTNNSGGVLGGISTGQDVTVSLAIKPTSSIRTPRESIDKAGNAATVETFGRHDPCVGIRATPIAEAMLALVLMDHALRHRAQCGDVKVDTPQIPAQAGQSR comes from the coding sequence ATGTCCGGCAACACCCTTGGCCTGCTCTTCACTGTCACCACCTTCGGCGAATCGCATGGGCCCGCCATCGGCGCGGTGGTGGACGGCTGCCCACCGGGCATGGCGCTGACCGAGGCCGATATCCAGGGCGACCTGGACCGCCGCAAGCCCGGCACCTCGCGCCATGTCACGCAACGCCAGGAAGCCGACCAGGTCGAGATTCTGTCGGGCGTGTTCGAGGGCAAGACCACCGGCACCCCGATCTGCCTGCTGATCCGCAATACCGACCAGCGCAGCAAGGACTACGGCAATATCGTCGAGACCTTCCGCCCGGGCCACGCCGACTACACCTACTGGCAGAAGTACGGCATCCGCGACCACCGCGGCGGTGGCCGTTCGTCGGCGCGCCTGACCGCGCCGGTGGTGGCCGCGGCGGCGGTGGCCAAGAAGTGGCTGCGCGAAAAATACGGCACCGAGATCCGGGGCTACATGTCGCAGCTCGGCGAGATCGCGGTACCGTTCAAGGACTGGTCGCACGTGCCGGAGAACCCGTTCTTCGCGCCCAACGCTGACATCATCCCCGAGCTGGAAACCTATATGGACGCGCTGCGCCGCGACGGCGATTCGGTCGGTGCGCGCATCGAGGTGGTGGCCAGCAATGTGCCGGTCGGCCTGGGCGAGCCGCTGTTCGACAGGCTCGACGCCGACATCGCGCACGCGATGATGGGCATCAACGCGGTCAAGGGCGTGGAGATCGGCGCCGGCTTCGACAGCGTGGCCCAGCGCGGCAGCGTGCATGGCGACGAGCTGACCGCGGACGGTTTCCGCACCAACAATTCCGGCGGCGTGCTGGGGGGCATCTCGACTGGCCAGGACGTCACCGTGTCGCTGGCGATCAAGCCGACTTCCTCGATCCGCACCCCGCGCGAGTCGATCGACAAGGCCGGCAATGCCGCCACGGTCGAGACCTTCGGCCGCCACGATCCCTGCGTGGGCATCCGCGCCACGCCGATCGCCGAGGCCATGCTGGCGCTGGTGCTGATGGACCACGCGCTGCGCCACCGCGCCCAGTGCGGCGACGTAAAGGTCGATACGCCGCAGATTCCGGCGCAGGCCGGTCAGTCGCGCTGA
- a CDS encoding XRE family transcriptional regulator yields the protein MKVSDILQIKGNTLFTVTPDTSLLVAVHTMAEHDIGSLVVMEYGDLVGMLTFREIIETLAKNNGSVGTSSIRKVMDDAPVTCTMETDVNEVRRMMLARHTRYMPVLDNRTLMGVISFYDVAKAVVEDQSFENKMLKAYIRDWPEERAE from the coding sequence ATGAAAGTCAGCGACATCCTCCAGATCAAGGGCAATACGCTCTTCACCGTGACGCCTGACACCTCCTTGCTGGTCGCCGTCCACACCATGGCCGAGCACGATATCGGCTCGCTGGTGGTGATGGAATATGGCGACCTGGTCGGCATGCTGACCTTCCGCGAGATCATCGAGACGCTGGCCAAGAACAATGGCAGCGTCGGCACCAGCAGCATCCGCAAGGTGATGGACGATGCGCCGGTGACCTGCACCATGGAGACGGACGTCAACGAGGTGCGCCGCATGATGCTGGCGCGTCACACCCGCTATATGCCGGTGCTCGACAACCGCACGCTGATGGGCGTGATCTCCTTTTACGACGTCGCCAAGGCCGTGGTCGAGGACCAGAGCTTCGAGAACAAGATGCTTAAGGCGTATATCCGCGACTGGCCGGAAGAGCGCGCCGAGTAA
- a CDS encoding membrane protein → MSAATDSPATDSDQALHSPGLYRLSVGSLIALMLLCIAWEWFLAPLRPGGSWLIIKFLPLLLPLRGVLSRNRYTMQWSSMLILLFFTEGIVRATSDRAPSSTLAWVEVALTLVFFVSTILYLRPYKRRARAATKAAARKP, encoded by the coding sequence ATGAGTGCGGCCACCGACAGCCCGGCCACCGACAGCGACCAGGCCCTGCACAGCCCCGGGCTGTACCGTCTCAGCGTGGGCAGCCTGATTGCGCTGATGCTGCTGTGCATCGCCTGGGAATGGTTCCTCGCGCCGCTGCGCCCCGGCGGCTCGTGGCTGATCATCAAGTTCCTGCCGCTGCTGCTGCCGCTGCGCGGCGTGCTCTCGCGCAACCGCTACACCATGCAGTGGTCGTCGATGCTGATCCTGCTGTTCTTCACCGAAGGCATCGTGCGCGCCACCAGCGACCGCGCGCCCTCCTCCACGCTGGCATGGGTGGAGGTAGCGCTGACGCTGGTGTTCTTCGTCAGCACCATCCTGTACCTGCGGCCGTACAAGCGCCGCGCCCGCGCGGCCACCAAGGCCGCCGCGCGCAAGCCCTGA
- a CDS encoding NAD(P)H quinone oxidoreductase (K03809: wrbA; Trp repressor binding protein): protein MTDILVLYYSRHGSTRKLAELIATGIDSVPGAQARLRTVPPVSTVCEATAPDIPADGPPYAELRDLEECAGLALGSPTRFGNMAAPMKYFLDGTVAQWLSGALTGKPACVFTATGSLHGGQETTLLSMMLPLLHHGMLIMGLPYSEKGLMTTASGGTPYGPSHHAHADNRGPVTEDESALALAMGRRLARVALRLDGAGA from the coding sequence ATGACCGACATCCTCGTCCTGTACTACAGCCGCCACGGCAGCACCCGCAAACTTGCCGAACTGATCGCCACCGGCATCGACAGCGTCCCCGGCGCCCAGGCCCGGCTGCGCACGGTGCCGCCCGTCTCCACCGTGTGCGAGGCCACCGCGCCCGACATCCCGGCAGACGGCCCCCCCTATGCCGAGCTGCGCGACCTGGAGGAATGCGCCGGCCTGGCGCTGGGCAGCCCCACCCGCTTTGGCAACATGGCCGCGCCGATGAAGTACTTCCTCGACGGCACCGTGGCGCAGTGGCTATCGGGCGCGCTGACGGGCAAGCCCGCCTGCGTGTTCACGGCCACCGGCAGCCTGCACGGCGGCCAGGAGACCACGCTGCTGTCGATGATGCTGCCGCTGCTGCACCACGGCATGCTGATCATGGGCCTGCCCTATTCCGAGAAGGGCCTGATGACCACCGCCTCGGGCGGCACGCCCTACGGCCCCAGCCACCATGCCCATGCCGACAACCGCGGCCCGGTGACGGAAGACGAATCGGCGCTGGCGCTCGCCATGGGCCGGCGCCTGGCGCGCGTCGCGCTGCGCCTGGACGGAGCCGGCGCATGA
- a CDS encoding D-2-hydroxyacid dehydrogenase, whose amino-acid sequence MTATQDSFLALCRAALGSQHVLTDAADKAPYLTDWRKRYTGEALAVLRPGTTEEVAEAVHACHAHKIAVVPQGGNTGLCGGATPAAGQESVVISLQRLNRIRQVDPLNNTITVEAGVVLQHLQDVAREHGRLFPLSLAAEGSCTIGGNLSTNAGGTAVLRYGNTRELCLGLEVVTPSGEIWHGLRGLRKDNTGYDLRDLFIGAEGTLGIITAAVMKLFPLPRASVTALAAVQSPRAALALLAIAQSHAGAMLTGFELMSALSMTLVTRHFPQLRYPFADIHPQLVLLELSDSESEAHARGTFETLMTAAFEAGVVADAVVAESVQQSRDFWNLREHIPLAQVEDGKNIKHDIAVPVSRVADFIETTDALLQNAFPGARMVTFGHLGDGNLHYNVSPPEGVDHDAFLANQEQVNRIVHDSVRSHNGSISAEHGLGQLKREEIRHYKSEVELRMMRAIKGALDPLGLMNPGKVV is encoded by the coding sequence ATGACCGCGACCCAAGACTCCTTCCTCGCCCTGTGCCGCGCCGCGCTGGGTTCCCAGCACGTGCTGACCGACGCCGCCGACAAGGCGCCGTACCTGACCGACTGGCGCAAGCGCTATACCGGCGAGGCGCTGGCGGTGCTGCGCCCCGGCACCACCGAGGAAGTTGCGGAAGCCGTCCATGCCTGCCATGCGCACAAGATCGCGGTGGTGCCGCAAGGCGGCAATACCGGCCTGTGCGGCGGTGCCACACCGGCGGCCGGGCAGGAGTCGGTGGTGATCTCGCTGCAGCGGCTGAACCGCATCCGCCAGGTCGACCCGCTCAACAACACCATCACCGTCGAGGCCGGCGTGGTGCTGCAGCACCTGCAGGACGTGGCGCGCGAGCATGGCCGGCTGTTCCCGCTGAGCCTGGCGGCCGAAGGCAGCTGCACCATCGGCGGCAACCTGTCGACCAACGCCGGCGGCACGGCGGTGCTGCGTTACGGCAATACGCGCGAGCTGTGCCTGGGGCTGGAAGTGGTGACACCGTCGGGCGAGATCTGGCACGGCCTGCGCGGGCTGCGCAAGGACAACACCGGCTACGACCTGCGCGATCTATTCATCGGCGCTGAAGGCACGCTGGGCATCATTACCGCGGCGGTGATGAAGCTGTTCCCGCTGCCGCGCGCCTCGGTCACCGCGCTGGCCGCAGTGCAGAGCCCGCGCGCCGCGCTGGCGCTGCTGGCGATCGCGCAGTCGCACGCGGGCGCGATGCTGACCGGCTTCGAGCTGATGTCGGCGCTCAGCATGACGCTAGTGACGCGGCACTTCCCGCAACTGCGCTACCCGTTCGCCGACATCCACCCACAGCTGGTGCTGCTGGAGCTGTCCGACAGCGAAAGCGAAGCTCACGCGCGCGGCACCTTCGAGACGCTGATGACGGCCGCCTTCGAGGCCGGCGTGGTCGCCGACGCCGTGGTCGCTGAATCCGTGCAGCAGTCGCGCGATTTCTGGAACCTGCGCGAGCATATCCCGCTGGCGCAGGTGGAAGACGGCAAGAACATCAAGCACGATATCGCCGTGCCGGTGTCGCGCGTGGCGGACTTTATCGAGACCACCGACGCGCTGCTGCAGAACGCCTTCCCCGGCGCGCGCATGGTCACCTTCGGCCATCTCGGCGACGGCAACCTGCACTACAACGTGTCGCCGCCGGAAGGCGTCGACCATGACGCCTTCCTGGCCAACCAGGAGCAGGTTAACCGCATCGTCCACGACAGCGTGCGCTCGCACAACGGCTCGATCTCGGCCGAGCATGGCCTGGGCCAGCTCAAGCGCGAGGAGATCCGCCACTACAAGAGCGAGGTCGAGCTGCGCATGATGCGCGCGATCAAGGGGGCGCTGGATCCGCTGGGGCTGATGAACCCAGGCAAGGTGGTCTGA